A region of Streptomyces sp. WMMC500 DNA encodes the following proteins:
- a CDS encoding DUF3000 domain-containing protein, whose product MVAAPGHLVDEPDGSPDGPPAGGALPPPFRRAVDALGSAAVRPEVALRATRAPRGIAPFAYALEAEVEEGAAQDAEPADGRLVLLHDPDGQDTWRGTFRFVTLLRAELEPEMAADPLLPEVCWSWLTGALDTRGLGYGEPGGTVTRASSHHFGGLAERGTTTKIEIRASWTPQPSRAAGDGAPDAAAHLAAWVEMLCQCAGLPPSAAPAAAQEPDTAPIVPLPQRRGSRRR is encoded by the coding sequence ATGGTTGCGGCTCCTGGACACCTCGTCGACGAACCCGATGGATCCCCGGACGGCCCGCCGGCGGGCGGAGCGCTGCCGCCCCCCTTCCGGCGGGCCGTCGACGCGCTCGGCTCGGCCGCGGTACGCCCCGAGGTGGCGTTGCGGGCGACGCGGGCGCCGCGGGGCATCGCCCCGTTCGCGTACGCCCTGGAGGCGGAGGTCGAGGAGGGTGCGGCGCAGGACGCCGAGCCCGCCGACGGCCGGCTGGTGCTGCTGCACGACCCGGACGGGCAGGACACCTGGCGCGGTACGTTCCGCTTCGTCACGCTGCTGCGCGCGGAGCTGGAGCCGGAGATGGCCGCGGACCCGCTGCTGCCGGAGGTGTGCTGGTCCTGGCTGACCGGCGCGCTCGACACCCGCGGCCTCGGCTACGGCGAGCCCGGTGGCACGGTCACGCGCGCCTCCTCGCACCACTTCGGCGGGCTCGCGGAGCGCGGCACGACGACGAAGATCGAGATCCGGGCGTCCTGGACGCCGCAGCCGTCGCGCGCGGCCGGGGACGGCGCCCCGGACGCGGCGGCGCACCTGGCGGCGTGGGTGGAGATGCTGTGCCAGTGTGCGGGCCTGCCGCCGTCGGCCGCGCCGGCGGCGGCGCAGGAGCCGGACACCGCGCCGATCGTGCCGCTGCCGCAGCGCCGCGGCTCGCGCCGGCGCTGA